GATTCTATATTTCGAATATAGGAGATCCTCATACCCGTTTCCAATTTTTACTCATTACACAACCCTATTAGGGTCGAATACCCATAAATACCCTACCCGATGAGTAATATTGTCATCCCTACTGGTACCCCATCACTACTTTAGAGTCTTCAGCAGTGGACATTGACGGGCTTTATTAAGAGTACGTAAATTGTAAGGTTCTGTAGGATCATCAAGTGCTAAACCCTTCGATTCATATAGAGAGAGATTAATTAAGGATCATCAATTTCTCTTAGTATGTTGAATCCTTATACTAGTAGCTAAGAATTGCGGTTTCTGATAAGAATATATAGATCGATTACAAAACGGTAATGACGATAAGAAAGATATAAGACATAGCTAGGCATATATGACGGGTAGAGCATCAAATATGTCAATGCATGATGTTCTAGATTTATATATAGTAGTTTGTGATCGTAATTTCGTAGTCAAGAGGCAAAGCTGATTAATACCACTCTTCAAAATACACACTAACAAATTTCTGGCCATTGGTTGTGAACGGCGCACATCTAAATTTTCTCTTCATTATGATGTTTATTTTGGAAAATTTTCACTAGAGtttaattttacttttaatcaaacaaaaatctaacttaatttttttttctctagtgGTCATTTTGGATAAAGGGCcgtaaaaaaaaagtgtaaCCAACGCCAAGGTTGGAGGGGCAAAAGTGGAGTTTCACAATCCATGTTGAGTTAACGTGAACGCGTAGTTAGGCTTCTGAGCCAAACAAAGGCAAAGGGGGCATAGAGAGGTTGAACTGTTGAAGTGCAACGAAGAAAGTGCAACAACGAACGAGAAGGCAAGAAGGCGACAGACAGAGACGGGAAAAATAGTTGCAGAGAGAggatcttctttctttctttctttctcgtTCAAGAAAGGATTAATCAAGGTCCGCGCCATTATAAAACCTCTGCAACAACATTTCCCATGTAACCCCCTCCTTTATAACCCTACGTAGACACCTACATTGTATCCCTCCCCTCTCCTCATCTTCCTGGCTTTGTTTTAGAGACCCGGTTTTGGTTGGCCGGAGCAGCGTTGGCATTGTCCTCCGGAGCAAAAACGAGGGCGTGTTGTTGCAACTTTGGAGTTTTTTATTTGGAATAGCAAGTAGGGTTTGCTTTGTGTGTGTTGGTGTTGGATCATTGGGCTTTAGGGTTGTCTCTGTCGAGAGAGAATTCATGGCCTCTTCGGCATTGGGGTGTTTCTGAGGGAAACTGGTGTTTCGGGCTCTACCTCGGATCTGATACCAATCAGGCATTTTGTCTGCAATGGTACATTTTTTGTTTCATCACTTTCATGTTTTGTTCATCTACATTTGCTATCAATTGAAAACTTTGTTGCTATTTCGTTTAATTTGAATCCGAGCACAAAATTTTGACGTGGGGTTTTAATGTGGGTTCATACTGTGCTTAGTTAGGAGAATTGGGGATTAATTTATAGCTCTGATGAACTAAGATATGATTAACAATGTTTGATTATTGTTTGTGGAATTGTGGTGGTGAGAATTCCAGAAATTGTCTCTCTTTGTTTATGGTAGTCATAGTTGAAATCTTCAGAAAATGGAAGTTCATATCTTCATTAACTGAAATTGAAATTAGCTGTTTTCAATGAAAATTGGTGGAAGTCTATGAGATGGCTAGGCGGTTATAGTCTATTGTTTTGTAtggcttttttctttttcgggcTCTAAAGGCAATATGTTTACAAACTAAGGTTTTTGCCACTTAGCTGCGTTCTTCCCATTCCTTCTCTATTACCATACCATGGTGTTTGTTAGATAATGTTTGCTCAGGTTTATGATTACCTTTGAATTATATTATTAACATACGTTTAAACCAAAGAACATGCAGGGAAtgcattttatttgaaatatgATTATGATGTTATGGATATATATTACAAAGTATGGAACAGTACAGtaccaaacaaaataaatgtaTTGTATATTACTTTGGTTTGCTCGACTACAAACATAATTTCATGACTGGAGACTGTTAACTGAGAAACTGTATGTACGAATTTGTAATGTAAATGTATTCTTACAATAagttgtacttttttttttcatctcgATAAGTATGGACTATTTATATGCTCCTTTTTACAATTAAAATTTTGTCTAGGTAGTATTTGTATCTCATTGTGGTGCTGCTCTGTCCTATTGAATTGTTCCCATCAGTATAGGATACTTAGCCTTAAGAAACTGAACATAATTTTAACCAACATGTAAATGCTGAAAACTATGATAAAATTAAGAATTCcagaaataaaacaaaaggCATCCTGTTGGTCTCTCTTGCATGTTTGCTTCTTTGGTTCTCCTATTTTGACACAGAAGCCGGCTTAGTTTTAATGGATGAATTTCTTTTTAATCTCAAAACTGATAATCAAGTTTTTTATATAATGTATTTTGTAACTTTGATATGCAGTTGTAGAATATATCTGGCAGTTATGTACACCAGTTCAGTATCCTGATAGCATCATACTGTCGTCTCCTGCTGTCTAACACTAGTTTTACTTGTTTATTGTTGTGCAGAAATTATTGTTACAATTTTAAAGAGCCTTATAGATCTTTTGTTGATTTTACTGGCTATGCAGGCAGATAATGTCAAATTGGCAGTTGGATCTGCTGTTTGGGTAGAGGATCCTGAGGTAGCTTGGATAGATGGAGAAGTAGTCGGAGTTAATGGTGAAGAGGTCGAAATTAACTGTACATCAGGGAAAACAGTAAGTTCTGCTCTAGTGGAGCTATCATTGCTTATGATTGGAGAAGGAtgttttctcaattttttccCTCTTGCAGTGGCCTATTTCATCACTTAATGTAGTTTGATACAACTCTTTGCAGCCCCTAAGTAATGTTCTTACATTTGTTTTTATCAAGACACATGAATTCCTCGGGATTTTCAATCTGCATTAAGTAGGTTACAAAACTTAAAGCACCAGATCTGGATGTAAGTAATCCTTAAAAAGTTTCTGTACGAAAGTTGATCATGAAATCATCACCTATTACTAATTCAAACAAATGGGGTATGTTGGtgtttttgagttcttttcATTGATTATGTGGAATTAAAATTGAACTTAATAGTTTTAAGGTTTATTTCTTTGTCATTGTGTACATGTATAACTTGAAATCTAGTGCCCGGTTGACCCCATATCAGTGATACTGTGATAATCGTATGGCCATTTAACTTCCTCTTTCAATTTTAACGTAGGTTGTGGCCAAAATATCCAATGTTCACCCAAAGGATCCAGAGTTTCCTGAACATGGTGTAGACGATATGACAAAGTTGGCTTATCTGCATGAACCAGGGGTTCTGCAGAACTTGAGCTGTCGATATAATTTAAATGAAATATATGTGAGTCATCTTCAAGATACACACCACTTATCTCTTTTAACACGTTCAAGAGAGATTGGGGTGCTTGTCTTGTTCTTGTAAATTCATTTCTACAAAACCAGCATTCCTTTTCCCACTTTATTGTTCTTATTTGAAACCATGAAATCATTTTCTATATTcagttattaatttaatttattagtGATTATTCATAGAAGCAGTGTAACTAGAACGATGGCGGACACAGCTAACCTCTCATATGGTGTTTTCAGACTTACACAGGTAGTATATTGATAGCAGTAAACCCTTTCCAGAGACTACCTCATTTATATGATAATTCCATGATGAAAAAGTATAGAGGAGTGGCTTTAGGTGAACTGAACCCACATCCTTTTGCTATCGCTGATTCTGCATACAGGTAATTTGCAAACATCACTTTTGCTTTCATTGGTTCAGTGCGAGTTAAAACTGataagaaaatatttaatCCAGGCAGATGATTAATGAGGGAATAAGCCAGGCAATTTTGGTCAGTGGAGAAAGTGGCGCTGGAAAAACAGAAAGTACAAAGATGCTTATGCAATATCTTGCCTATATGGGTGGAAGATCTGCATCGGAAGGGCGGTCTGTAGAGCAACAAGTCTTAGAGGTAACCAGTTTATTATTAGCTGTCCAACTGAGTAGCACATTCAGGTCTCTTTTTGTATCTAGGATGTCACTTGTTCAAATGGGACTTTGTTTTGGAAGTGACTTGTCCTagtgattttttctttcacttattgaTCTATCTGATGGCAGTCCAACCCTGTTCTTGAAGCGTTTGGTAATGCAAAGACTGTCAGAAATAATAATTCAAGGTGAGAATATCTgttctcttttcttctatcgatgtaaatttgttttatttgttCAAATTTTTGGGTATAAACCCTTTCTGAGATACGCAACCATACTACAGAATGCGAATGCTTTGAGTTACAGTAGAAGTCAAAATTGAATGTGTGTATTTaatcatttatattttaaaaactTGCATAAGTTTTTCCCTTAATCAAGTTCAATATGATTGCAGTCGGTTTGGTAAGTTCGTTGAGCTTCAGTTTGATAAAAGGGGAAGAATCTCAGGAGCCGCCATCAGGACTTATTTATTGGAAAGGTCACGCGTTTGTCAAGTATCTGATCCTGAGAGAAATTACCATTGCTTTTACATGCTCTGTGCTGCACCGAAAGAGGTAAGTGGAACTTAGTTATCCATACGAGtgattgtacatttgtatttaCAATTTGGTATTCTGTTCCAATAACTGATATGTTCATCTCTAGCTGAAATTTGTATTTTAGATAACCAGAAAGACCACTAAATGATAAATTATCGTAATTTTTCAACTGCTTATCATTCttaaactaattttttttttatgattgtAAGAACTGTACCATGTGTCCTGTGTGCATGCTCAGATGCAAACAGACATTGGTCAATGCATGGTAGTACACATCAGGATCAACGGTGTAAATGAGAGATAATAAAGCCTAAGAACAGTTGATAATCTATTTGACACAGAGAGCTTTTGATAAGAGTTTCTCTAATTTGCATGCTTTATCGTGTCAAACTCAGGATGTTGAGAGGTACAAATTGGGAAATCCAAaatcatttcattatttaaatcaGTCAAACTGCTATAAGCTGGATGGCGTGGATGATTCTAAGGAGTACCTCACAACTAGGAAAGCTATGGATGTTGTTGGGATCAGCCAAGATGAGCAGGTATATAACTTAATAGCTTTCAAATACTAATATTCTCAATTAGAGCCTTATTAATACCGCGGTTTCAGGATGCCATATTTCGAGTAGTAGCTGCCGTACTCCATTTAGGCAATATTGAGTTTGCGAAGGGTGCAGAGGCTGATTCTTCTGAACCAAAGGATGACAGATCTTGGTCCCATCTCAAAACAGTTGCTGAACTCCTCAAGTTTGTGACCAGTGTATTATTTTCAATACTAACATATGAAACTTGATGTCAACATTGATGCTAATGTGTAACCTACAACATCTTTTAGGTGTGATGAGAAATCACTTGAGGATTCTCTTTGCAAACGTGTCATGGTAACGCGTGATGAGACCATAACAAAATGGTTAGATCCAGGCACTGCAGCCACCAATAGAGATGCTTTGGCCAAAATTGTTTATTCAAGATTATTTGATTGGTAGGTTTCggtaatttctttttgtgatAAGTTTGAGCTTCAATCGATACTAATTGTTCATCAATCCGAATATAAAAATCAGCACTGATGTTCTAACTTTGTAAACTGATCACTGAAGGCTTGTGAACAAGATTAATAACTCCATTGGTCAAGATCCAGATTCGAAACATTTGATTGGAGTTCTGGATATTtatggatttgagagtttcaaGACAAACAGGTGCTTAGCCGGTACGCTTTTGTTTTCATCGTTTAGAGATTAAATTTTTGTAGAGGATATCGTTCTATTTGTCACATGGGTATAATATATAAACCGTTAACTATCTTGTGCCTCTTTGATGTCATTTGACCCATGCAATTGCCTTTGTAATCAGAAATTTGATGATGGTATCTCTTCTGATTCTATGGAAAAACACTTTTTATTAAGGGGTTTTCAAATGGTTTCAATCTTTTAGGTTTTACACATTACCTGCAAGCACCTTTTCCCTTTGTTAATTGATAGGTCATTTTAGTTGCTTTTATTATATTCTTGAGTTTGCCTCCTGATGTGTGTAATTTCAATATTGTTAATTGTGCAGCTTTGAGCAATTTTGTATCAATTTGACAAATGAAAAATTGCAGCAACATTTTAACCAGGTATGGAAAATAAATACATGATGTGCATTCTTTGGTTGTCTTGGGTCTTCCAGACTTTTTATGATTTAACTGTGAACATTCTGCTTAACAGCATGTGTTCAAGATGGAACAAGAAGAATATACTAAAGAAGAAATTGATTGGAGTTACATAGAGTTCATAGATAATCAGGATATTCTTGATCTCATTGAAAAGGTATGCAAGTTTCTCACCtcctgtaacgaccccaaaatttcaagcataaaaactcaaaattttaaagtcgtgaaacactaaaacaatctcaatgaatcgaaatcattttaaatgccacagcgaatcattactgagttctcaatacaactcagacaaaccaattattacaaaccaaatttataattcaatattacataaaaatggaaatgtaataattctcacaatccctcacaaaacccacaaataaatcctcacaagttctcacacaaacCGCAATAGAAACCTCACAACtagcaggataatgaacaactttgagtctccggagtcgtctctcaatttccactaatcaacacctgcagaattatcccctacaccatcgaattggtgcaccgggattgtaaacacaaacccggtaagcttatagctcctACGAGTAAAATGAAAGTATAACtcacatatcaatatatacgaaaatccacaaatcaacaaataaaaatgcactcatgagtcaatggacggcccatctggttgtcccaaaaatatatgaaatgaaagtgcttatgagaaatcgggcaacccttctggttacctaaatacatttataatacaggtACTAATGAatgctggtacacatctgttacccctcacgtaatacaccgccgatattaggtaacctcctgctacccaagatccaaaaatatgagtactcatgagccgataaccacctgttacctcacatgcagtactccggctgacagactagagctctaactgtatcgtaactttcgcctggccaaaggctaggttccgacatgccaaacacgtacaataatcacacctcatattgtacaaaaatcaagtccgaagacaatttaacattttaacaatctccatgttaaaatcacatacaataatcacacctcatattgtacaaatcaaaatcacatgctcgatatataaatctcgtcatcgaaatgacatattcacaatgaattcatgacaatatataatatagcaacctatatatatatgtacttatttaccatttatacaaatatatatatatatatatatatatatatatatatatattccactatatcatatacatgtcgtatttcaatatttaaaactcttgcaaaaattttgaaattaccgcaagggtagattcgtaaatatgtgagattttactcaccttatcaactcgagcgtaattccacaatttccgaagataattcatttccttgatttattgatcaccttgaaaagataagaaaagaatttagaaacgtttcgtaaacctttaaatgccgaaacagtaataatctgttattgttcagcaatttctggttttacgaatttgctgttcactgagtactattcacatatttactattcatgtattactgtacaaatacacatccattgcgtatttatgtatgagtacatactatttacgtatttctgtatgtataaatattatttaaatgtacatactgtctcagtaaataataattactgaattatcattccaaaattactttttttacatttactgaatgtaatttacatttacatttacatttatcgtacgtaaaataaaatttacatttaccgtacgtaaatcacctttttacattcaccgtcgtaaaaataaagtttaccaTTTACTGTTGAAATTACTGTGCatgcgccgccgcacgtggcggcgcatggggtgcacgcgccacctccggtagGCCGCGCATGGGGCCCACACGCTGACACCAccaacggcgcgtatcacgccaccgccgccccatttctcttcctttctcctccctcttctcctccacggcctcacgccacCTCATACTCCCTCCAcgcacccacacgcgccgcctaaggcggcggtaacccctcCTCGTCCGATCTACTCCAATCTTCCACAAATCCatccaaaaacacaacaacaacatcacaacaactCGATTCAATCAACCCTTACCTTGTTTGAGCCGTGGGGAGCACCGGAGAGGCGCCGGAGTGGCTAGGCAGCGGCGGAGGAAATCTGCAGAAGCTTGGCGACGTCCTAGCGACTTCACGACGACGGGGCACGGGCTGGCGAGCTGGACGGTGGCTGTGGGAGTCCTTGCGACGACGTTGAGCTGTGCGGTGCACGTCACGGAGGCCCGGAGGGCGGCGGATCAACGAGGAGGATTTTTCAGAGGGAGAGAAGgaaaatcggggagagagagctgagggaggcgggtgagaGGTGAGAGAGTgtggtttccagaaatggaaaccctaatcacaaaaatgccctttttatactcgtttccaaaatcagaaactaacttccgacgttaataactttcacgtacgacctccgattcgaacgcgtgaagcgtccacgaactcgtatcgacgagctctacaattttcgtgaaggaagtttttgcaaccgagtgatggaataaaagttgatatattcgttcggaaacgtaacgtttttctaattaaatgttccgagaacgtttccgtttccgttttgtaaagtcgcaaacaatcaaattcattttaatcgaatttcacaacttttatagaattcaaatcaaaccaaatattgttttgaaaaatagggttattacacctCCTTTTTATATCCGTCAaggtcttcttctttttttcgcAAACTTAAGTATTGAAAATGATAAGCAGTTTATTTGTGATTAATTTTACCTacaatttatatatagttattCTGTGCACAACAAGTTCTTTATGGTATTCTGCATTTCTTGTGAGAGGAAAATTGGTCATGGATATACTATTTTTTTCCCTAGTGTGGTAATCTTGTatatacatactttttagTGGAACACGAATGAATTTGTCTATTCTTCACCGAATGCACGTAGGCTTTCTGTTGGGGATTCTTGTTGTTGGATTAGTTTGTTTTTGCTTGGTGAATTTCTTATCCATATTCTTTTATACTCTCCTATCTCTGGTCATTTAAGCTGTTGTTTTTATTGAAAAACACAAAAAGAGTGAAAAAGATAGTGGCTTTCTGTGTGAACCTTCCTGTGTCAAGGGCTGCTACTATTATTCTTTTTTCCATCAAATGCTGTTCTACTGATCAATAAGATTCATGATATAAAGGTTTATCTTTCTGATTTATGGTTTTCGATCATCTTCAGAAACCTGGTGGCATCATTGCTCTTCTAGATGAGGCTTGGTAAGCAATCGAATATAAAGTTTCATGTGTTacccctccctccctctcccATATTCCCTCCCGAGTTTGAAGGCATTAACCAGTTAAGTATTTGGATTATGACTACATTAAGTTTGTGACAAAGCTCTTGATACTTTTTGTAGCATGTTCCCAAGATCTACACATGAGACGTTTTCACAGAAGCTTTATCAAACTTTTAAGGACCATAAACGTTTTAGAAAGCCAAAGTTGTCACCCACTGACTTCACCATATGTCATTATGCTGGTGATGTAAGTTTTATATTTAAGAATTCATATAACTATGCTGGTTATGTAATATGTATATCAGCAAGAAATTGCTAAATAATTGTTTCATTGGTAACTTTTGTTTTCAGGTTACGTATCAAACAGAGTACTTCATagataagaacaaagattATGTTGTTGCTGAGCATCAAGCGCTCCTGAGTGCATCAGACTGCCCTTTTGTTTCGGGCTTGTTCCCTCCTTTACCAGAAGATTCTGCTAAGTCATCAAAATTCTCATCAATAGGTTCTCAATTCAAGGTCCCTTTCTATTCTAAGTTTCTCAATATGCATAtttaaagtgattttttttatgttgttttactttttatttatgtGGTCTTTTTGTACAGCAACAACTGCAATCTTTGCTCGAAACACTAAGTTCCATTGAGCCTCACTACATACGTTGTGTGAAGCCAAACAATCAACTTAAGCCAGCCATTTTTGAGAATAATAATGTTTTGAATCAGCTTAGCTGTGGGGTAAGCTTATTATCGCAGTCCATTCATTACTATTGACCATACCAGTTACATACATAAAATCAACAGAAtttgtattaatttttatCATATTGCAGGGAGTTATGGAGGCAATTAGGATTAGTTGTGCTGGATTTCCCACTAGAAAGACATTCGCTGAATTTGCCTCTCGTTTTGGCATCCTCGCACCTGAGGTTCTAAAAGGAAGGTAgttccatctctctctctctctctctctgtaatATCGGGAATGTGACGCTAATATATTGCAGCAACTATCAATGAATTACATGTGCACCGTCTATCTCTCAGTATATATCATGTTCTGCAACAAATGGTTACGCACTGACCTCACAAAAATAAATGCACTATTATTGTGGAAGAGATGTAAATTAGTATGCAGAATCAACTATATTAGGTTTGTAGAGTTGTTGTTTCCTAAATAGCATCTGGATTCTATGGCTACCCAGAAATACGTGTTTTTGAAAAGCATATGAGGGTTGGGAGGACTTATGGGATAAAAAATGATTTTGTCTATCACCTTAAGATTCAGTATCTTTTAGTCTCGTGATCTATCTGGCAAAGTGATTAAGAGCAGCTGTTCTAATTATGGCATAAGGTTCTTGTTGTTTTAATTAATgtattatatgattatatcTAGTATAGCTTTCATATTGTACTGCACTACTGTTCAAGGGGGTAACTTGTCTGCTGAGATTGTACTGTTGCTTGATCTTATAATGGGTGAAAGAGTAACTATACATGTACAAGGGACCCATCTGAATTATGGAGAACCTGTAACTATACACGTATCAGTTCTTTAGCATTaggtttcttctttttaatgtgctttattttttttttctattaatttttttctgtttgtgtTAAAAAGAAGTCCTATTAACCACCctaattctttatttttttagtttggaTGAGGTCGCCGCATGCCAGAAGCTCTTACAGAAGGTTAACCTCCAGGGATATCAGGTACTTAGACTAGTTCTCCTTTTTCACGAATATATGGTATTTATCTTCTTTATGAATAAACAATTTGTATAATTGAAAGTACATGTGTTCTctgcatatacatatatatatatatatatatataagaattttcaGGTGGCGGACAtccgtaccttacgtaaggtacggattcGCCGATTCAGGCGACGACAGGGTGCAACGGTGAGGCGGACTACGACAGCCGCATTCCCCATCTCTCGGTGGTCCTATCTGTGCCGGTCAGAGCTTCATCGGCAACCCACGGCGGTCAGAATCGCGAAATCGCGGTAATCTGCCcaaaaacttgatttttgcagattCCGGCTGTCGTGGGTTGCCGATAAAAATACGGTCGACACCGACGGGATCCCAGGGAGGTGAGTAGTGCAACTGTGTTGGTCCGCCGCGCCATTGCAGCCTACTGTTGCCGGAATTGGGACGTCAACATGGTGcagacgtccgcacctgaagagctatatatatatatatagtaggaTTTTCAGGTGTGGACGTCCGTACCTTACGTTAGGTACGGATTCGCCAATTCCGGCGACGAAAAGCCGCAACGGCGGGGTGGACCACGACATCTGCACTCCCCACCTCCCGGCGGTCCTGTCTGTGTCggtcggagctccatcggcgaccgAAATAATCGCCGGAATCTGcccagaaacttgatttttgcagattCCTCCGCCGTGAGTCTCCGATAGAGCTCCGACCGGCACAGACGGGATCGCCGGGAGATGGGTAGTGCAACTGTGCTGATCTGCCGCGCCATTGTAACCTGCCGTCGCCGGAATCAGGACTTCCGCACCTGAAACgccctatatatatgtatatgtattatTACTCAAATGGAAGCGGTTTCTTGCTATATTTTCTTATTGCATTCTAGTGTTTCAGCAATTTGAAAATGCACTAGTATGCAGAAACCAAGTTGCTTTTTACTGCAGAACTTTATATGTTCCTAACTTACACCCTTTGTCGGATCTAAGGGAAAGATTTTTACGTTTATTTTGTAGATTGGCAAAACGAAAGTGTTTCTCAGAGCTGGCCAGATGGCAGAACTAGATGCTTATCGAGCTGAGGTCTTAGGAAAATCGGCACGTGTTATCCAGAATAAGATACGCTCATATGTGTGTCGTAAAGTATATATCCGGTTGCGGTTGTCTGCCATTGAAATCCAAGCCGTGTGTAGAGGTACAAAGTATTTCACTTAAAACTTGTTGATGAATTAGCACAAAAGCAAGTAACAAACACTGCATGTTTTGAGCTGATTCCAGGACACGTTGGACGGCATCGATATGAAAACTTGAGAAGGGAAGTTGCTTCTGTGAAGATCCAGAAATACGGTCGCAGATATGTTCAAAAGAATGCTTATAGAAGTGCATGGTCTTCAGCTGTGTCTATTCAAACTGCTATGCGCGGTTGGGCTGCTCATAATGAGCTTATATTCAGGAGGAGAACAACAGCTGCAGTTGTTATACAGGTGCAGATTACATGTTTGTTTATTATAGCACCACTGATAGCTGATTTTTAGGGGCTCCattattgttttttgttttgcatgCAAAATCAGGTAAACATGTTATGAAGAAATGTTAAGATGGCCATTGATTAGTGATAAGTGATACTAACCAAGTTTCCACCTTTGTACTAACCCCTTTCAGAATGTTGATTAATgccgcaaaaaaaaaaagaataaaggGGAAAATCATTGTACAAACCCTTATTTGAACACTGAAGATTTAGCCCTTCAAAAGATACTGTAGAATTCATTGGCCTATTGTTACTAATTTTTGTGTCGTTTACACCACTGCTTCATGTGTCAACTACAGAGTCAAGGACGGCAATACTTGGGTCGTACTCGATATTTGAATATGAAAAAAGTAGCACTCGCCACACAATGTGCCATAAGACAAGAAGCTGCTCGCAAGATGCTGCTGAAGCTTAGAATGgtgtgtttcttcttctttttttgttttcattctcACTTCTCTTCTATATTCAGATGTAAGCTCCCACATCTTTTATCCCTTGTTGACATGCTTGTCAGTTTGATTTCCAATTGGCAAGTATTCACTCAAATCTGATTGTGAACGTTTAAAGCCAGATAGGATCTCGTTTGTTGCTGTTTAGTTCACAACTTAGAACAACTCAAGACCAGTCTTTCCAATTATAGAGCCTTTTAAGAAATGTATTTATCTTGTGTAAGTATACAACTGGTGTTGGGTtcatttaaagaaaaaaaatacacacaAAACCTCAGCAAGTGTTCTGcttcaactctctctctctctctctctctctctacacacacacacagagaaGCAGCCGTGCGCGGTCCTCCCCAATATTATCTGTTTGTGTGTGTGCCAGAGCAAATTGCCagataaaatttacattttcatgtttttgTTCCAACCTGCATTCTGTTTTCTTCTACTCTATG
This is a stretch of genomic DNA from Argentina anserina chromosome 4, drPotAnse1.1, whole genome shotgun sequence. It encodes these proteins:
- the LOC126790163 gene encoding myosin-6-like isoform X2; amino-acid sequence: MQADNVKLAVGSAVWVEDPEVAWIDGEVVGVNGEEVEINCTSGKTVVAKISNVHPKDPEFPEHGVDDMTKLAYLHEPGVLQNLSCRYNLNEIYTYTGSILIAVNPFQRLPHLYDNSMMKKYRGVALGELNPHPFAIADSAYRQMINEGISQAILVSGESGAGKTESTKMLMQYLAYMGGRSASEGRSVEQQVLESNPVLEAFGNAKTVRNNNSSRFGKFVELQFDKRGRISGAAIRTYLLERSRVCQVSDPERNYHCFYMLCAAPKEDVERYKLGNPKSFHYLNQSNCYKLDGVDDSKEYLTTRKAMDVVGISQDEQDAIFRVVAAVLHLGNIEFAKGAEADSSEPKDDRSWSHLKTVAELLKCDEKSLEDSLCKRVMVTRDETITKWLDPGTAATNRDALAKIVYSRLFDWLVNKINNSIGQDPDSKHLIGVLDIYGFESFKTNSFEQFCINLTNEKLQQHFNQHVFKMEQEEYTKEEIDWSYIEFIDNQDILDLIEKKPGGIIALLDEACMFPRSTHETFSQKLYQTFKDHKRFRKPKLSPTDFTICHYAGDVTYQTEYFIDKNKDYVVAEHQALLSASDCPFVSGLFPPLPEDSAKSSKFSSIGSQFKQQLQSLLETLSSIEPHYIRCVKPNNQLKPAIFENNNVLNQLSCGGVMEAIRISCAGFPTRKTFAEFASRFGILAPEVLKGSLDEVAACQKLLQKVNLQGYQIGKTKVFLRAGQMAELDAYRAEVLGKSARVIQNKIRSYVCRKVYIRLRLSAIEIQAVCRGHVGRHRYENLRREVASVKIQKYGRRYVQKNAYRSAWSSAVSIQTAMRGWAAHNELIFRRRTTAAVVIQSQGRQYLGRTRYLNMKKVALATQCAIRQEAARKMLLKLRMEAKETGALQEAKTKLEKEVEELKTENTKLQSALEEMELKLQAASKGGEAPVMQEVSVVDHEMIKKLTAENEQLKALVNSLEKKIEETSRLSEERLNQATVAESKIIELKTTMQRLEEKLSDIQTEDRVLRQHSLRMSPSQKTSEQLAAATAQEPSKKFGSESFRRSQIERQHESVDALMKCVTSDDLGFSEGKPVAAITIYKCLVHWKSFEAEKTSVFDRLIQIIGSAIEDQDNRTHMAYWLSNTSILLYLLQRSFRTSKKPPIPTSFFGRMASGFRSSSANLSVGDSDLVRLVEAKYPALLFKQQLTAYVEKIYGIIRDNLKKELFLQLSSCVQAPKTSKDSDVKPPEGSDSNSSANPWNAVVASLDGFLSTMKENCVPQVLVQKILTQNFSYINVQIFNSLLLQKEFCTFSNGHYVKNGLAELELWCNLAKEEYAGSSWDELKYLRQAVGFLVLHEKSRISYDELTNDLCPVLSVQQLHRICTLFWDDVDNEPSVSPDVISSMSFLMTDDSSNDDSNNYSLDDTSSIPYSVDDLSSTMRDQTFPDIKPPAELLENSAFQFLQE